A region of the Flavobacteriales bacterium genome:
TAACATGACGAGGCAACAGCTTGAGTCAGTTCGAGTGATCTGAGGAACGAAGATCTTATCGAGAACCCAACGCACACCCTTCGATACACCACGCCTTCAGCGTGGCACTCAGGATGACCCGCCCGCGTGAACACCTTCATCAATACTCGTAATATTGGTTCTGATTGCGCTTATAGAACGGCATCATCCAACCGATCTTGAAGCCGAAAAGAAAGTCCACGTAATTCTCGTCTTTCACACTCATGGTCGGAATGTCGTAACTCCTACGATTGCCCGTAAATCCTTGCGTGAACTCGAACCCACCATAGAAGTTAAGCAGCCGCGTGCTGCTTTGGAAATTGTAACCGATAAACTCCTGTAGAATGATGCCATTGGTGAGGCGGTCGTAGCCTTTCTTGTAATCGCCCAGCAAGCCTGGAACGCTGTTTCCCTGCGCACGATAACGGATCCAATGCTCCATGAAACCTCCGCCCAGCGAGAACATAAAACCCGAATTGGGATTGGGTGCCGCCCATGGAAAGATCTTGCCCACCGAAACCGTGATCTGATAGCCCATTTGCGAAATATCGACATTGGCCTGTTCGCCTCCCTGCCCGATGATAAGATTGCTGGAATTGAGCATGTTCGCCAGCAGGCTGTCCTTACCAACCACATTGGTGCCGAAAATATAATGGCTGCCCAAGGAGAAGATCCAGTTTGATTTCGTTTTGTAGGCCAACGAACCCCCAATGTGACTGGTGAACCCGAAACGCTTCTTGTAATCGCCTGCCGGAATCTGTGCCGCGTAGGAAATACGAACCAGAAAGGTTCCAACAGCAGAATCTTGCACCATGGTATCTGACTTTGGCTTTTGCGCCATGGCGGCCACCGAAACGAACAGACAGAAGATGGTAAATGCGTGCTTCATTCCAAGTCGCCAAAGTTGATGGTTTTCAAGTCAACTACCAATGTCAGTGATTCGGACCCATCCAATATTGAAAACCCAAGGTCGCTAATTGGAATCTGAATCACCCGTAGCTTCTTACGCTTTCCCCTCTTTCTCACCAGCACAATTGGCATACGTTTACGCTCTTTGTATTGGTTGATGAGCTTTTCTCCAGAGACTGGAGCACCAACCAAATGCGAAGTAACCTTCAAATTCAGTGTTTGAAATTTCTGGTTTATGCTTACACTGTTCATCTTTTTAGCTGGCCTATCAATGCCATGCCAAAAGAACGTATCGGGCAGTCTGACTTCAATCAAATCCGCTGTGTCCAATTCCAGTGTCCCCATATAGCTCAAATAATAAACACCGCATGCTTGACCCAAGCACGATGTAGACCAGAATAGTGACCACAGTAGGATAAAGAGTCTATGCATTTGCCAAATGCTAATTTACCATAACCAGCAATTGTAGCTTTAATTGTTTACGGATTTATCATTGTCATTTCGAGCGGAGTTTGCGGAGCCGAGAAATCTCATGTTATGGAAATAGATTCCTCCACTTCGGTCGGAATGACGGCCAAGGTTTGCAAGTAACCACATATGGGTTTTTGGATTCTTATCGTTCTTTTTCCGAAAAAGAACCAAAACTCCCGTCTGGAATTCTCATCGACCCGCTTCTGCTTCATGACCTGAATGAGCCAAGCCGTTTCGCTACGCTTCACTTCTCCGCCTCATTCGGGCGGTCATTCCGCATTGCGGGTACCCCGATTACGAATTCCTAAGCCGACCTTGAACTCCGCACGTTGAACTTTGAACAACGCTCGGTTGCGTTAGGGGCTGAAGCGGCATCCTTTTTTGTCTTTCACAAAAAAGATATAGCGGAAGACCCGACCCCGCGCTGTGGGCTTCGGCTTCGCACGGCATACAATAGCTGCGGGGGAACGCCCTAAAAACCGCAAAAACAATCGGGGTGGAAATGGGTTTATGACGTGTCCGGAACCTGACCAAAATCGGGTGGAATTTGCGCTTCTTAATCACTAAGTTTGCGCACGTTTTTAAGAAACAGTAATCCAATATATATAGCATGAAAATCTTAGTACCTATCAGCAAAGTTCCTGATACTACGTCCAAGATTTCCTTTACCGATGGCGACAGCAAGTTCAACGAGGAGGGAATTCAATGGATCGTTAACCCATACGATGAGTGGTATGCGCTTGTGCGTGCCTTGGAAATTACCGAAGCAGGTGGCGGTTCTGTAACCGTGATCAGCGTTGGCGATGCAACTGCCGAACCTGTGATCAGAAAAGCGTTGGCATTGGGTGCTCACGAAGCGGTGAGAGTGGATGCAACGGCAACCGAATCGTACCAAGTGGCCAAGGAAATTGCGGCTTACGCGGCTGATAAAGGTTTCGACATGGTTCTTCTTGGAAAAGAGACCATCAACTACAATGGTTCTGAGGTTGGCGGTATGCTTGCCGAGTTCATGGGACTTCCTTACATCTCGCTTGCTTCTAAATTGGAAGTAAGTGGAGATACTGCAACGCTTGACCGATCCATTGAAGGCGGTGTTGAAGTAGTGGAAGTAAAAATGCCGTTCGTGGCAAGTGCTTCCAAGGGAATGGCCGAGCAGCGCATCCCGAACATGCGTGGCATTATGGCGGCCCGTACCAAGCCTTTGACGGTTGTTGCTGCAAGCGGTGCAGATGCAAAAACGGCTTATGTGAAGTACAGCCTTCCTGCACCAAAATCGGCTGTAAAGCTGGTGAACCCAGAGAACATGGACGAGTTGGTGAGACTGTTGCACGAAGAGGCAAAGGTCATCTAAGTCTGATTTACGAACGATTTAAAGAAACAAGAAGATGTCAGTACTTATTGTAGCAGATACAAAGAACGGTGAGGTCAAAAAATCATCGTTGGAAGCGGCTCAGTACGGAGCCAAAGTAGCATCCGCCTTAGGCGGAGAAGCCGTTGCACTTACACTCAACGCCACCAATGGAGAAGTTCTTGGAACTGTTGGTGTGAACAAGGTTCTGAATGTGACCGATGCGTCCATTTCAGCCTCTGACCCACAGAAAATTGTGGCTGCTGTTGTAGCTGCGGCCAACCAAGTTGGTACTAAAGTGGTTGTTTTCGCACACGATTCAACTGGTAAAGCAGTTGCTCCGCGTTTGTCAGCAAAATCAGGCGCTGGATTGGT
Encoded here:
- a CDS encoding electron transfer flavoprotein beta subunit/FixA family protein, which translates into the protein MKILVPISKVPDTTSKISFTDGDSKFNEEGIQWIVNPYDEWYALVRALEITEAGGGSVTVISVGDATAEPVIRKALALGAHEAVRVDATATESYQVAKEIAAYAADKGFDMVLLGKETINYNGSEVGGMLAEFMGLPYISLASKLEVSGDTATLDRSIEGGVEVVEVKMPFVASASKGMAEQRIPNMRGIMAARTKPLTVVAASGADAKTAYVKYSLPAPKSAVKLVNPENMDELVRLLHEEAKVI